In Nostoc piscinale CENA21, the genomic stretch GAAACTACCACAGATACAAGTAATGGGGTAATTGTCGAGTGTTTTCAAGATGGCAGTAAACTGCGCGTCAGAGTTATTTCCCCAGGCTACAATTCTAACTGGAATGTGCAGTTTCCTAAAGATATTCGCCAAGCAGGCGATCGCTATCTCGTCCAAGAAATCCGCGAGTCAGCCAGAGGCGGCTTTTATCGCGTCTATGGCGATATTAAAAAGATCAATAATTAATACCAAGTTGCAAGTAACCTGGGGTGGGAGTGGGGAGTAGGGATTATATACTGCGGAGTATGTATCAAAAACCCTTTCACCCCTAAACCCAATCTCTACAGAAAATTTTGGTGCGTAAGTCCTGATGATATTACATCAATCAGCAACAAATTCAGTCTCTACAATTTTTTAATCAACACGTTGAATATCAACGTGCTGTGTAAAGACAAACCAATCTTTCGAGAAACCTTTAAACTCAATATCCTTCAAATTAAATTTGAGATGATTATCCTGGAGGGTAAATTTCACAATATTATTGTTGTCTGGTTTGTCTGTTAATAAAATTAATTCTGTACCGCCTGGAATTACCTGTTTGGATTGATCATTCAGTACTTTAGAATCTACAGGTTGACGCTTAATGATGGTATCTGCGTTAAACACTAATTTGAGAAAACCTTGTTGATTGCCGACAGACTGGCGATCTACAGTTATATTTACTGTATTCTTGGCTTGTTGTTTAGTAGCGATAGCTTGAATATTTGTCACAGTTGTAATTTCATCTGGAATAATTTTGGCGTGTTTCCCAAAGGCATACCAGTTACTACTAAAACCTTTAAATTGAATATCTTCTAAAGATAATTTATAGTATTCAGAATGAGCAGCCGGGATTTCGTAAGACTTCAACACTAGTAAAGTCCCAACTGGAATATTTTGTTGTTTCGTACTTGGCAATTGACTGGATTGCACTGGTTCTTGTTTAAGAATTGTATCCTGAGTAAATAGAATGCGATTTAAGCTTGCCATATTCTAACCCTGAAAACTTATATCAAGTTATACAATATCAAACTTAAATTTTACGGTTTTTCTGCATCTGGAGCGTGAAGTGAATTTATCCTCAGACTTAGCAAAGCTATACTTATATAGTAATATTAAGTTTTTGCGATCGCTCCACTCAACTCACTCGCTACCAGTTAGCAAAAAAGGCACGAGGAAAAGCTAAATGAATACTGTGGTTCTCAATTTAGAATCGATAGCACATTTAAGTGATGAACAATTCTATCAATTGTGTCTTGCCAACCGTGATCTCAGCCTGGAAATGAATGCAGTAGGAGAGTTGATTATTGTGCCACCAGTCGGAGGAGAAAGCGGAAATCAAGAAGCTGGATTAATAACTGATTTAGAAATCTGGAATCGTCAGGCTAAATTAGGCAAAGTTTTTAGTTCTTCAACTATCTTTATATTACCGAATGGCGCAAAACGTTCTCCTGATGCGGCTTGGGTAAAATTGGCAAGGTGGGAAGCTTTAACACCAGAACAGCGTAAAAAATTCCCGCCACTTGTACCAGATTTTGCTATTGAACTATGTTCCGAAACAGATCAGCTCAAATCTCTGCAAGAGAAAATGCAAGAATATATAGAAAATGGTTTGCGCTTAGGATGGCTGATTAATTATCAAGATGCCACAGTGGAAATTTATCGACAAGGAAAAGCTGTCGAAGTAATACAAATACCGACAATTCTTTCTGGAGAAGATGTATTACCTGGATTTGAAATGCAATTAATCTTATACTAAGTTGCTTTCAGATTTTCACAAATAATATTTCTACTCCTAGTCCCTACTACCATCCCAGCTAGAGACTTTGTATACAACGTCTCTACTTAACCTCGTTGAAAACCTTTGGCTGTTTGTTTTTGTCCCTTAGCTTTGGGTTTAGATTTATTAACTTCTGCCAGTGCTTCTTGAAATAAGTTATGCAAATGTAAAGGCACACTGGCAATTTCTGGTAATTCTGGCTCTATAAGTTTACCATTCTCTTGCAAGAGTTCATCTAAGTCATTACTTAAGTTAAAATCTGGACGCTGCAAAAAAATCTTGCAAGACTTTTTTCTAATTGATTCGGGTATTGTTGTGCTAAACGATGCCAAATATAAGCATTGATACTTTTATCTTCTAGATAATAACGCATTAATTTTTCTGCGCCTTCAATTTTGCGCCAATCATCAGCTAATAAAATGGTTTTAAACTTAGTGTATGTTGGTAAAAATATCAAACCCCAACGTGGATGAGAAATGGCTGTGACTTGTTCGGCTTTTCGCAACTCAGCAGGTAAATCAACCTTTGGTGCAACCATTTTTTGTTTGCCGTTTTTACCATTCAGCATTTGCGAAACTACATTAGAGTCCACACCAACTTCCTTTGCTGCTGCGGCGATTTCATCTTGGCTAATGCCTGCTTCTGCTGCTACTTCATCTAAAGATTTAGAGGTATCTAATCCAGCAGCTTTGAGATATTGCTCACTGATAATTTCCTGGAATTCAACTATTTTTTTATTTAATTGATATCCGGGTAAAGTAACTTCATCACTACCAAAAAAATCAACAAACTGCTGATGATACTGCTCGACTGAGTGCCATGCTTCTTCTAGCAAGTCGGGAGCATCGCTGTAAAGATGACTTTTATAATTATCTTTAAAATTACCGATGGCGACAGCAAGTTTTGGCTTACCAAGTTTACCCATAAAAGTGTGAGGCCCAGAAAATATCCACTCATTTTCAGTTAAAGGAGAAATGCGGGTAAGTAAAATATCTCCTATTTGGAAACGAGATACGCCTTGTTGTTTTTCAGTACCGTTAGACTTGACAATATAATTTTTTGCTGTCAGGACTGTGTAATGTTTAGCCGTCAGCCAGTTCATCAGTTCCAAACCATCAGGTAAAATTTGGGTGATGGTAAATAAGCCAATAAAACTACGATGCCAACTATTGAGTAAGTTGCGATCGCCATCAGTTAAATCTGCATTACTGGCAATAAATAACTCTATAGGTGAATGCTTACCAACTTTCCCTTCTGTAATAAACCGATCAATAATTAAATCTTGTTGCGTATTATCGCCATTTCCCCGATGCGACTGTGCGGCTGCATAAACCTCTAAAGCTTGTGCCAGTTCACCTTCAGCATCTAGGACAAAATCAACCAAGGTTTGCTTAAGTGTTTGCGATCGTTTTACTAGGACATCCACAAGCGAATCTCTCTGCTCAACAGTTGTAGCCTATAGCGTTTTGGCAGAGAACCACATCTAGCAATAGCCATATTTCTTTTAGGGTATTCTAAAAGGCAGGAGGCAAAAGGCAGAAGGCAGTCTCAATAAAACTTATTTCATAGCCAACCATGAAAGTGGCACTAGTATTTTTACCCAGCACTCAGCGAGAAGTTGCGTGCGCGGGTTCCCCTCACCCTTGCCAACTTCGGTGACTCAGCACTTTCAAGGTAGGAGGAAAAGTGTTACTATTCCTGGCATTCAAAACTTTATACCAAAGCTTATCAGTCAAAATCTATACTTCTTTTTTATTCAAGCTAACTATATTATCAGGATAGGTATTTAAGTCATGTATAAAAAGCTTCTGGTTTTTGGTTAATAAATATAACGTCTATAGCTTTTGTTTGAGCCATAAAGCTATGTAATTCTACTTTTTTCATCTCCGTAGAAGAGAAATACTAGAAAAAAAAATATACAAAAAAATATTAGACAAATATTCAAAAATGGTTTATAAAAAAAAATACATTCGTTTTGCCTACCTGAACTTATCCTCAAGTTAGCTACTAGTTGCTTGAAGGAGTTAGGGTTTATGCAACGCTCAGGTAAAATCAGGTGTATCAACAAGTGTAGGAATTTAACCCTCACACTGAGACTTAGCGAATCAGATATCAAGCATCTACCAGTCATATCATTTCCGGCAAATTACTTGTGATATTTCCGCCGCGAGTGCAAAGAAGTAGAACAATGCGATCGCCACAGCAAACCATTTGGACAATCTATTCCGCGAACGATAATTTTATGAATCACCTAAATCCTGAATTTCAGACTCACCAGACTATTCAGCAACAAATAGGCGATCGGCCTTTTGTATTAAATATCAGTGAAAATCTGCCCCGCAAACAGTTAGATATTCTCTTAGAAACCTATGCTCGTCTCAGATATTATCACCCAGAATTATTATTAGTGAGAGTCGGCCCAGAATGGGAACCAGAAATGCAGGCGCGAATCGAGCGATTAGGCATTCGTTATGGTATTCGGTTGTTCTCACAATTAGAACACCAAGATTTAGTAGAGCTTTATCAACGCGCGGCGATAGTCCTAATCACCAACGACGGCGAAAGTTTGGATGTACCTTTAGTGAGCGATGTACCTGTATTGCAAGAAATACAGAAAAACAGAGTTGTTTACTATCGAATTAGCAAGCCGGATACTATTACTCGTTTACTCAATCATCTAGAAGCAGCATTGGGGTTATCTCTGCGACTCAAGCCAGAAAACAAACATTCTGACTCAAATCATAGCGAAACTATTCATCAACTCAACGAAGAGTACAGATTTTTGCCTTATCACACTAGTGGATATACGCGGCTTGCATGGTAGCTTAACAACTCTGACCACTGCTATATTCAGTAATTTTGAGTTCTTGCTTGGCCTGATATAAACTGATTCCGGCTCGCACACGAGCTTTTAAATCATGGACATCAATGGGTTTACTCAAAAAATCATCTGCACCTGTATCCAAACCCTCTACTCGGTCTTCCACCGCTTTATGGGAGGTGAGCAAAATAAAGAAAATTGATGATAGGTAGGGTTCAGATTTGATTTTACGACATAGTTCTAAGCCATCCATTTCATCCATTTGCCAATCTGAAATAATCAATGCTGGATGGTGTTTATGAGCTTGTTCTAATCCTTGTATGCCACTTGATGCCAGAATTACTTCATATCCTTGACTTTGCAGAGCTTGTTTTAAAAGTATTTGAATCAGACGGTCATCATCAATCACTAAAATTTTTACAGAAGAATTTGCATTGTCAGACATATTTTCTAGCCGATAAGTATATTTATGAGTGAAATAATTTGTTTAATGTGCAAATGCAGAGATATTTTGTAAAGCTGTAATGACCTTGTTATATTCACTTTCTAATTGATTAATCAGGAGAGCAAGGGACTCTAATGATTGGTGGGGGGCAGAATTTTCTAAAGTTTCGCAGATATCTCCTAAGTTAACAGCACCAATACTCACACTAGGAGAGCGCAAAGCATGAGCCGCTTTTTGTAACTTGATTCTGTCTCCCACGGCAATGGCTGTTTGAATCATTTCTATTCTCATTGGAGTATCTTCTAAGTAAACTTGAATCAGTTCCGAGACTAAATGCTCACCATCACTACCTGCCATATTTTTTAGCTCTTCTAAAAAACTGGGGTCAATGGCTGCTGCAACATCAGCATCGGAAGCTAGAAAAGGTAAAACATACTTAGTGGCTGCTATTGGCTGAGGTGGTAGAGAATCTTGATATTGTTGAATATTCAACTGTTTCAAAACTGCTTCTAGCGCCTCTAGACGAATTGGCTTACTGATATAATCGTTCATCCCGACTCTTAAGCACTCCTGACGGTCTTCTGGGCGAGCATGGGCAGTCATGGCAATTATCCAGGGTTGGACTTGCGGGGAGAATTCCTGACGAATCCGCATTGTAGCTTCCCAGCCATCCATTTCTGGCATTTGGATATCCATAAATACAACATCATAGAGTTGCCGTTGTAAAGCTTCTAGAGCTTCACGACCATTATTGGCCACATCAGCCCGAAAACCTAACCGATTCAGTATTTTCAGCGCGATTTTCTGATTCACTAACACATCTTCCACTAAGAGAATTTTGAGTGGTAAACTTTGGGCAAGTTGGTTATCAATAGTTGGTAAATGTGGCGCAGGTAAGCGG encodes the following:
- a CDS encoding response regulator; the encoded protein is MSDTGIGIPRDRLDRLFKPFSQVDASMTRRYGGTGLGLAISKCLSEIMGGRMWVESEISQGSTFNFTLTLQVDPSVIDNSYSIYPELLGKRLLLITDHTNLQKCLTWQLQSLGVDVRTIEFKAVQQCLELQPTFDLAILDVDSPHLDILKLTTQIRAIPQQQSLPLIMLSYKGKQTLAVKQIAAEFTAFLHKPVRQYQLQNTLLQIVRGSWSTRRVDHQIIIPSYSRLPAPHLPTIDNQLAQSLPLKILLVEDVLVNQKIALKILNRLGFRADVANNGREALEALQRQLYDVVFMDIQMPEMDGWEATMRIRQEFSPQVQPWIIAMTAHARPEDRQECLRVGMNDYISKPIRLEALEAVLKQLNIQQYQDSLPPQPIAATKYVLPFLASDADVAAAIDPSFLEELKNMAGSDGEHLVSELIQVYLEDTPMRIEMIQTAIAVGDRIKLQKAAHALRSPSVSIGAVNLGDICETLENSAPHQSLESLALLINQLESEYNKVITALQNISAFAH
- a CDS encoding Uma2 family endonuclease, with the protein product MNTVVLNLESIAHLSDEQFYQLCLANRDLSLEMNAVGELIIVPPVGGESGNQEAGLITDLEIWNRQAKLGKVFSSSTIFILPNGAKRSPDAAWVKLARWEALTPEQRKKFPPLVPDFAIELCSETDQLKSLQEKMQEYIENGLRLGWLINYQDATVEIYRQGKAVEVIQIPTILSGEDVLPGFEMQLILY
- a CDS encoding glycosyltransferase gives rise to the protein MIFPPRVQRSRTMRSPQQTIWTIYSANDNFMNHLNPEFQTHQTIQQQIGDRPFVLNISENLPRKQLDILLETYARLRYYHPELLLVRVGPEWEPEMQARIERLGIRYGIRLFSQLEHQDLVELYQRAAIVLITNDGESLDVPLVSDVPVLQEIQKNRVVYYRISKPDTITRLLNHLEAALGLSLRLKPENKHSDSNHSETIHQLNEEYRFLPYHTSGYTRLAW
- a CDS encoding response regulator, whose product is MSDNANSSVKILVIDDDRLIQILLKQALQSQGYEVILASSGIQGLEQAHKHHPALIISDWQMDEMDGLELCRKIKSEPYLSSIFFILLTSHKAVEDRVEGLDTGADDFLSKPIDVHDLKARVRAGISLYQAKQELKITEYSSGQSC